A stretch of the Medicago truncatula cultivar Jemalong A17 chromosome 5, MtrunA17r5.0-ANR, whole genome shotgun sequence genome encodes the following:
- the LOC11427709 gene encoding putative disease resistance protein RGA3 isoform X1, protein MAEAVLEVVLNNLSSLIQKEIGLFLGFQQDFNSLSSLLSSIKATLEDAEEKQFSNRAIKDWLLKLKDTAYVLDDILDECATQVLELEHGGFQCGPSHKVQSSCLSSLSSKHVAFRYKIAKKMKKIRDRLNEIAEERSMFHLTEIVKEKRSGVLDWRQTTSIITQPRIYGRDEEKNKIVEFLVGDASVLVDLPVYPIVGLGGLGKTALVQLIFNHERVVNHFELRIWVCVSEDFSLKRMTKAIIESASGHACEDLDLEPLQRKLLDLLKGKRYLLVLDDVWDDEQENWQRLKYVLACGGKGASVLVTTRLPKVAAIMGTVPPHDLSLLSDNDCLDLLKQRAFGPNDEEREELVVIGKEIVKKCRGVPLAAMALGSLLRFKREEIEWLNVKESKLWDLQGENCVMPALRLSYLNLPVKLRQCFSFCALFPKDEIINKKFLIDLWMANGFLSSNAMLQTEDIGNEVWNELYWRSFFQDIEHDGFGKIQKFKMHDLVHDLAQSITEEVNCCITEPSPSNRIRHLSIYGRKSRVVGSIQLQGIKSLRTFLTPTSHCSPPQVLKCYSLRVLDFQLLKELSSSIFRLKHLRYLNLSWGKFESLPKSLCKLLNLVILKLDYCQILKRLPGGLVQLKALQHLSLNNCYSLLSLPRHIRMLDSLNTLTLFVVGKKRGFLLEELGQMNLKGDLYIKHLERVKSVMNAKEANMSSKHVNNLKLSWGRNEDSQLQENVEKILEELQPHSQQLQSLGVGGYTGAYFPQWMSSPSLKYLTQLELVDCNNCLHLPLLGKLSSLNSLTVCNMSHLKYLYEESYIGGVAGGYTTVKILILEKLPDLVRLSREDRDNIFPCLSTLQITECPILLGLPSLPSLSDLRVIGKCNQHLLSSIHKQHSLETLCFNDNNEELTCFSDGMLRDLTSLKRLNIRRCQMFNLSESFQYLTCLEKLVITSSSKIEGLHEALQHMTSLNSLQLINLPNLASLPDWLGNLGLLQELDILHCPKLTCLPMSIQCLTSLKNLRICSCSELGKQCKENTGEDWQKIAHIQCIKVQNCRTPFGGGRGGEDGGGYYVSSLFCFQHQ, encoded by the coding sequence ATGGCTGAAGCTGTGCTTGAAGTTGTGCTTAACAATTTGAGCTCACTCATTCAGAAAGAGATTGGCCTATTTCTTGGTTTCCAACAAGACTTTAATAGTCTTTCAAGCTTGCTCTCATCAATCAAGGCTACTCTTGAAGATGCTGAGGAGAAACAATTCAGTAATAGAGCTATCAAGGATTGGCTGCTTAAGCTTAAAGATACTGCTTACGTTCTTGATGACATCTTGGACGAGTGTGCTACTCAAGTATTGGAGCTGGAGCATGGAGGATTCCAGTGTGGACCATCACACAAGGTACAAAGCTCTTGCTTATCTTCTTTAAGTTCTAAGCATGTCGCTTTCCGTTACAAAATTGctaagaaaatgaagaagataagGGACAGATTGAATGAAATAGCCGAAGAAAGGAGTATGTTTCATTTGACTGAGATAGTCAAAGAGAAGAGAAGTGGAGTCCTTGACTGGCGCCAAACCACCTCAATCATTACTCAACCACGAATCTATGGaagagatgaagagaagaataaAATTGTGGAATTTTTGGTTGGTGATGCTTCTGTTTTAGTAGATTTACCAGTCTATCCAATTGTAGGTCTAGGTGGTTTGGGTAAAACAGCACTTGTCCAACTGATCTTTAATCATGAAAGGGTAGTCAACCACTTTGAGCTAAGAATTTGGGTATGTGTTTCAGAAGATTTTAGTTTGAAGAGAATGACAAAAGCCATCATAGAATCGGCTTCTGGCCATGCTTGCGAGGACCTAGATCTAGAGCCGTTGCAGAGAAAACTTTTAGATTTGCTAAAAGGAAAAAGGTATTTGCTAGTGCTGGATGATGTATGGGATGATGAACAAGAGAACTGGCAGAGGTTAAAATATGTATTGGCTTGTGGAGGCAAGGGTGCTTCAGTTTTGGTCACTACTCGTCTTCCAAAGGTTGCAGCAATAATGGGAACAGTGCCACCTCATGATTTATCATTGCTATCTGACAATGACTGTTTGGATTTGTTGAAACAAAGAGCCTTTGGACCAAATGATGAAGAACGGGAAGAACTCGTGGTCATAGGGAAAGAGATAGTAAAGAAATGTAGGGGAGTACCTCTTGCCGCAATGGCATTAGGAAGTCTCTTGCGTTTCAAAAGAGAGGAAATAGAGTGGCTCAATGTCAAGGAAAGCAAGCTATGGGATTTACAAGGTGAGAACTGCGTCATGCCTGCCTTAAGGTTAAGTTACTTGAATTTACCAGTTAAATTGAGACAATGTTTTTCCTTCTGTGCACTATTTCCCAAAGATGAAATAATAAACAAGAAGTTTTTGATTGACCTTTGGATGGCAAATGGTTTTCTTTCATCCAATGCTATGTTACAAACAGAAGATATTGGCAATGAGGTGTGGAATGAGTTATATTGGAGATCATTTTTTCAAGATATTGAGCATGATGGATTtggaaaaattcaaaaattcaaaatgcaCGACCTTGTACATGATCTTGCTCAATCCATTACAGAAGAGGTTAATTGTTGCATTACAGAGCCAAGTCCATCTAACAGAATCCGCCACCTCTCAATTTATGGTAGGAAATCAAGGGTAGTCGGTTCAATACAGTTGCAAGGGATCAAATCATTGAGGACCTTTTTAACACCTACATCCCATTGCTCACCACCTCAGGTACTAAAATGTTATTCTTTACGAGTACTTGACTTTCAACTACTTAAAGAGTTGTCATCTTCAATTTTTCGTTTAAAACATCTAAGATACTTGAATCTTTCTTGGGGTAAATTTGAGAGTCTTCCGAAATCCTTATGTAAGTTATtgaatttagtgattttaaAGTTAGACTATTGTCAAATCCTCAAAAGGTTGCCTGGTGGTTTGGTACAATTGAAGGCTCTTCAACATCTATCTTTGAACAACTGCTACTCACTATTAAGCTTGCCTCGGCATATAAGGATGTTGGATTCCTTAAATACTTTAACTCTATTTGTTGTTGGCAAGAAAAGAGGGTTTCTTTTGGAGGAACTAGGACAAATGAACCTTAAAGGAGATCTTTACATTAAGCACTTGGAGAGAGTTAAAAGTGTGATGAATGCCAAAGAAGCAAATATGTCGAGCAAGCACGTGAACAACTTGAAATTGTCATGGGGGAGAAATGAAGACTCCCAATTACAAGAAAATGTTGAGAAGATTCTTGAAGAGCTTCAACCTCATTCCCAACAACTTCAAAGTCTGGGAGTGGGAGGATATACAGGTGCCTATTTTCCACAATGGATGTCTAGTCCTTCTCTAAAATATTTAACTCAGTTAGAACTCGTGGATTGCAATAACTGTTTACACCTTCCACTCTTGGGGAAACTTTCTTCTCTTAATAGTCTAACAGTGTGTAACATGAGTCATTTAAAATACCTATATGAGGAGTCATACATTGGTGGAGTTGCAGGAGGTTACACAACAGTAAAAATTTTGATATTAGAGAAGTTGCCAGACCTGGTAAGGTTATCAAGGGAGGATAGAGATAACATATTTCCGTGCCTTTCAACACTTCAAATTACTGAATGTCCTATACTGTTGGGCTTGCCGTCCCTTCCATCTCTCAGTGATTTGCGTGTAATAGGGAAATGCAACCAACATTTACTTAGTTCAATTCACAAACAGCATAGTCTTGAAACCCTTTGTTTCAATGATAATAATGAAGAGCTAACTTGCTTTTCAGATGGGATGCTAAGAGACCTAACTTCTCTTAAGAGATTGAATATTAGGAGGTGCCAAATGTTCAACTTATCAGAAAGTTTTCAATACCTCACTTGTCTTGAAAAATTAGTGATTACAAGTTCCTCCAAAATTGAAGGTTTGCATGAGGCTTTACAACATATGACTTCCCTTAATTCTTTGCAATTGATAAATCTTCCAAATCTGGCATCCTTACCTGACTGGTTAGGAAACCTAGGTTTGCTTCAAGAATTAGACATTCTGCATTGTCCAAAGCTTACATGTCTTCCGATGAGCATTCAATGCCTTACTAGTCTGAAAAATTTGAGAATTTGCAGTTGCAGCGAGTTAGGGAAACAATGTAAAGAGAACACAGGTGAGGATTGGCAAAAAATTGCTCACATTCAATGCATTAAAGTACAGAACTGTAGAACGCCCTTTGGAGGAGGAAGAGGAGGCGAAGACGGAGGAGGATATTATGTATCTTCGCTATTTTGTTTTCAACACCAGTGA
- the LOC11427709 gene encoding putative disease resistance protein RGA3 isoform X3 — translation MAEAVLEVVLNNLSSLIQKEIGLFLGFQQDFNSLSSLLSSIKATLEDAEEKQFSNRAIKDWLLKLKDTAYVLDDILDECATQVLELEHGGFQCGPSHKVQSSCLSSLSSKHVAFRYKIAKKMKKIRDRLNEIAEERSMFHLTEIVKEKRSGVLDWRQTTSIITQPRIYGRDEEKNKIVEFLVGDASVLVDLPVYPIVGLGGLGKTALVQLIFNHERVVNHFELRIWVCVSEDFSLKRMTKAIIESASGHACEDLDLEPLQRKLLDLLKGKRYLLVLDDVWDDEQENWQRLKYVLACGGKGASVLVTTRLPKVAAIMGTVPPHDLSLLSDNDCLDLLKQRAFGPNDEEREELVVIGKEIVKKCRGVPLAAMALGSLLRFKREEIEWLNVKESKLWDLQGENCVMPALRLSYLNLPVKLRQCFSFCALFPKDEIINKKFLIDLWMANGFLSSNAMLQTEDIGNEVWNELYWRSFFQDIEHDGFGKIQKFKMHDLVHDLAQSITEEVNCCITEPSPSNRIRHLSIYGRKSRVVGSIQLQGIKSLRTFLTPTSHCSPPQLQRVRETM, via the exons ATGGCTGAAGCTGTGCTTGAAGTTGTGCTTAACAATTTGAGCTCACTCATTCAGAAAGAGATTGGCCTATTTCTTGGTTTCCAACAAGACTTTAATAGTCTTTCAAGCTTGCTCTCATCAATCAAGGCTACTCTTGAAGATGCTGAGGAGAAACAATTCAGTAATAGAGCTATCAAGGATTGGCTGCTTAAGCTTAAAGATACTGCTTACGTTCTTGATGACATCTTGGACGAGTGTGCTACTCAAGTATTGGAGCTGGAGCATGGAGGATTCCAGTGTGGACCATCACACAAGGTACAAAGCTCTTGCTTATCTTCTTTAAGTTCTAAGCATGTCGCTTTCCGTTACAAAATTGctaagaaaatgaagaagataagGGACAGATTGAATGAAATAGCCGAAGAAAGGAGTATGTTTCATTTGACTGAGATAGTCAAAGAGAAGAGAAGTGGAGTCCTTGACTGGCGCCAAACCACCTCAATCATTACTCAACCACGAATCTATGGaagagatgaagagaagaataaAATTGTGGAATTTTTGGTTGGTGATGCTTCTGTTTTAGTAGATTTACCAGTCTATCCAATTGTAGGTCTAGGTGGTTTGGGTAAAACAGCACTTGTCCAACTGATCTTTAATCATGAAAGGGTAGTCAACCACTTTGAGCTAAGAATTTGGGTATGTGTTTCAGAAGATTTTAGTTTGAAGAGAATGACAAAAGCCATCATAGAATCGGCTTCTGGCCATGCTTGCGAGGACCTAGATCTAGAGCCGTTGCAGAGAAAACTTTTAGATTTGCTAAAAGGAAAAAGGTATTTGCTAGTGCTGGATGATGTATGGGATGATGAACAAGAGAACTGGCAGAGGTTAAAATATGTATTGGCTTGTGGAGGCAAGGGTGCTTCAGTTTTGGTCACTACTCGTCTTCCAAAGGTTGCAGCAATAATGGGAACAGTGCCACCTCATGATTTATCATTGCTATCTGACAATGACTGTTTGGATTTGTTGAAACAAAGAGCCTTTGGACCAAATGATGAAGAACGGGAAGAACTCGTGGTCATAGGGAAAGAGATAGTAAAGAAATGTAGGGGAGTACCTCTTGCCGCAATGGCATTAGGAAGTCTCTTGCGTTTCAAAAGAGAGGAAATAGAGTGGCTCAATGTCAAGGAAAGCAAGCTATGGGATTTACAAGGTGAGAACTGCGTCATGCCTGCCTTAAGGTTAAGTTACTTGAATTTACCAGTTAAATTGAGACAATGTTTTTCCTTCTGTGCACTATTTCCCAAAGATGAAATAATAAACAAGAAGTTTTTGATTGACCTTTGGATGGCAAATGGTTTTCTTTCATCCAATGCTATGTTACAAACAGAAGATATTGGCAATGAGGTGTGGAATGAGTTATATTGGAGATCATTTTTTCAAGATATTGAGCATGATGGATTtggaaaaattcaaaaattcaaaatgcaCGACCTTGTACATGATCTTGCTCAATCCATTACAGAAGAGGTTAATTGTTGCATTACAGAGCCAAGTCCATCTAACAGAATCCGCCACCTCTCAATTTATGGTAGGAAATCAAGGGTAGTCGGTTCAATACAGTTGCAAGGGATCAAATCATTGAGGACCTTTTTAACACCTACATCCCATTGCTCACCACCTCAG TTGCAGCGAGTTAGGGAAACAATGTAA
- the LOC11427709 gene encoding putative disease resistance protein RGA3 isoform X4 — MAEAVLEVVLNNLSSLIQKEIGLFLGFQQDFNSLSSLLSSIKATLEDAEEKQFSNRAIKDWLLKLKDTAYVLDDILDECATQVLELEHGGFQCGPSHKVQSSCLSSLSSKHVAFRYKIAKKMKKIRDRLNEIAEERSMFHLTEIVKEKRSGVLDWRQTTSIITQPRIYGRDEEKNKIVEFLVGDASVLVDLPVYPIVGLGGLGKTALVQLIFNHERVVNHFELRIWVCVSEDFSLKRMTKAIIESASGHACEDLDLEPLQRKLLDLLKGKRYLLVLDDVWDDEQENWQRLKYVLACGGKGASVLVTTRLPKVAAIMGTVPPHDLSLLSDNDCLDLLKQRAFGPNDEEREELVVIGKEIVKKCRGVPLAAMALGSLLRFKREEIEWLNVKESKLWDLQGENCVMPALRLSYLNLPVKLRQCFSFCALFPKDEIINKKFLIDLWMANGFLSSNAMLQTEDIGNEVWNELYWRSFFQDIEHDGFGKIQKFKMHDLVHDLAQSITEEVNCCITEPSPSNRIRHLSIYGRKSRVVGSIQLQGIKSLRTFLTPTSHCSPPQMGC, encoded by the exons ATGGCTGAAGCTGTGCTTGAAGTTGTGCTTAACAATTTGAGCTCACTCATTCAGAAAGAGATTGGCCTATTTCTTGGTTTCCAACAAGACTTTAATAGTCTTTCAAGCTTGCTCTCATCAATCAAGGCTACTCTTGAAGATGCTGAGGAGAAACAATTCAGTAATAGAGCTATCAAGGATTGGCTGCTTAAGCTTAAAGATACTGCTTACGTTCTTGATGACATCTTGGACGAGTGTGCTACTCAAGTATTGGAGCTGGAGCATGGAGGATTCCAGTGTGGACCATCACACAAGGTACAAAGCTCTTGCTTATCTTCTTTAAGTTCTAAGCATGTCGCTTTCCGTTACAAAATTGctaagaaaatgaagaagataagGGACAGATTGAATGAAATAGCCGAAGAAAGGAGTATGTTTCATTTGACTGAGATAGTCAAAGAGAAGAGAAGTGGAGTCCTTGACTGGCGCCAAACCACCTCAATCATTACTCAACCACGAATCTATGGaagagatgaagagaagaataaAATTGTGGAATTTTTGGTTGGTGATGCTTCTGTTTTAGTAGATTTACCAGTCTATCCAATTGTAGGTCTAGGTGGTTTGGGTAAAACAGCACTTGTCCAACTGATCTTTAATCATGAAAGGGTAGTCAACCACTTTGAGCTAAGAATTTGGGTATGTGTTTCAGAAGATTTTAGTTTGAAGAGAATGACAAAAGCCATCATAGAATCGGCTTCTGGCCATGCTTGCGAGGACCTAGATCTAGAGCCGTTGCAGAGAAAACTTTTAGATTTGCTAAAAGGAAAAAGGTATTTGCTAGTGCTGGATGATGTATGGGATGATGAACAAGAGAACTGGCAGAGGTTAAAATATGTATTGGCTTGTGGAGGCAAGGGTGCTTCAGTTTTGGTCACTACTCGTCTTCCAAAGGTTGCAGCAATAATGGGAACAGTGCCACCTCATGATTTATCATTGCTATCTGACAATGACTGTTTGGATTTGTTGAAACAAAGAGCCTTTGGACCAAATGATGAAGAACGGGAAGAACTCGTGGTCATAGGGAAAGAGATAGTAAAGAAATGTAGGGGAGTACCTCTTGCCGCAATGGCATTAGGAAGTCTCTTGCGTTTCAAAAGAGAGGAAATAGAGTGGCTCAATGTCAAGGAAAGCAAGCTATGGGATTTACAAGGTGAGAACTGCGTCATGCCTGCCTTAAGGTTAAGTTACTTGAATTTACCAGTTAAATTGAGACAATGTTTTTCCTTCTGTGCACTATTTCCCAAAGATGAAATAATAAACAAGAAGTTTTTGATTGACCTTTGGATGGCAAATGGTTTTCTTTCATCCAATGCTATGTTACAAACAGAAGATATTGGCAATGAGGTGTGGAATGAGTTATATTGGAGATCATTTTTTCAAGATATTGAGCATGATGGATTtggaaaaattcaaaaattcaaaatgcaCGACCTTGTACATGATCTTGCTCAATCCATTACAGAAGAGGTTAATTGTTGCATTACAGAGCCAAGTCCATCTAACAGAATCCGCCACCTCTCAATTTATGGTAGGAAATCAAGGGTAGTCGGTTCAATACAGTTGCAAGGGATCAAATCATTGAGGACCTTTTTAACACCTACATCCCATTGCTCACCACCTCAG ATGGGATGCTAA
- the LOC11427709 gene encoding putative disease resistance protein RGA3 isoform X2, with the protein MAEAVLEVVLNNLSSLIQKEIGLFLGFQQDFNSLSSLLSSIKATLEDAEEKQFSNRAIKDWLLKLKDTAYVLDDILDECATQVLELEHGGFQCGPSHKVQSSCLSSLSSKHVAFRYKIAKKMKKIRDRLNEIAEERSMFHLTEIVKEKRSGVLDWRQTTSIITQPRIYGRDEEKNKIVEFLVGDASVLVDLPVYPIVGLGGLGKTALVQLIFNHERVVNHFELRIWVCVSEDFSLKRMTKAIIESASGHACEDLDLEPLQRKLLDLLKGKRYLLVLDDVWDDEQENWQRLKYVLACGGKGASVLVTTRLPKVAAIMGTVPPHDLSLLSDNDCLDLLKQRAFGPNDEEREELVVIGKEIVKKCRGVPLAAMALGSLLRFKREEIEWLNVKESKLWDLQGENCVMPALRLSYLNLPVKLRQCFSFCALFPKDEIINKKFLIDLWMANGFLSSNAMLQTEDIGNEVWNELYWRSFFQDIEHDGFGKIQKFKMHDLVHDLAQSITEEVNCCITEPSPSNRIRHLSIYGRKSRVVGSIQLQGIKSLRTFLTPTSHCSPPQVAWWFGTIEGSSTSIFEQLLLTIKLASAYKDVGFLKYFNSICCWQEKRVSFGGTRTNEP; encoded by the exons ATGGCTGAAGCTGTGCTTGAAGTTGTGCTTAACAATTTGAGCTCACTCATTCAGAAAGAGATTGGCCTATTTCTTGGTTTCCAACAAGACTTTAATAGTCTTTCAAGCTTGCTCTCATCAATCAAGGCTACTCTTGAAGATGCTGAGGAGAAACAATTCAGTAATAGAGCTATCAAGGATTGGCTGCTTAAGCTTAAAGATACTGCTTACGTTCTTGATGACATCTTGGACGAGTGTGCTACTCAAGTATTGGAGCTGGAGCATGGAGGATTCCAGTGTGGACCATCACACAAGGTACAAAGCTCTTGCTTATCTTCTTTAAGTTCTAAGCATGTCGCTTTCCGTTACAAAATTGctaagaaaatgaagaagataagGGACAGATTGAATGAAATAGCCGAAGAAAGGAGTATGTTTCATTTGACTGAGATAGTCAAAGAGAAGAGAAGTGGAGTCCTTGACTGGCGCCAAACCACCTCAATCATTACTCAACCACGAATCTATGGaagagatgaagagaagaataaAATTGTGGAATTTTTGGTTGGTGATGCTTCTGTTTTAGTAGATTTACCAGTCTATCCAATTGTAGGTCTAGGTGGTTTGGGTAAAACAGCACTTGTCCAACTGATCTTTAATCATGAAAGGGTAGTCAACCACTTTGAGCTAAGAATTTGGGTATGTGTTTCAGAAGATTTTAGTTTGAAGAGAATGACAAAAGCCATCATAGAATCGGCTTCTGGCCATGCTTGCGAGGACCTAGATCTAGAGCCGTTGCAGAGAAAACTTTTAGATTTGCTAAAAGGAAAAAGGTATTTGCTAGTGCTGGATGATGTATGGGATGATGAACAAGAGAACTGGCAGAGGTTAAAATATGTATTGGCTTGTGGAGGCAAGGGTGCTTCAGTTTTGGTCACTACTCGTCTTCCAAAGGTTGCAGCAATAATGGGAACAGTGCCACCTCATGATTTATCATTGCTATCTGACAATGACTGTTTGGATTTGTTGAAACAAAGAGCCTTTGGACCAAATGATGAAGAACGGGAAGAACTCGTGGTCATAGGGAAAGAGATAGTAAAGAAATGTAGGGGAGTACCTCTTGCCGCAATGGCATTAGGAAGTCTCTTGCGTTTCAAAAGAGAGGAAATAGAGTGGCTCAATGTCAAGGAAAGCAAGCTATGGGATTTACAAGGTGAGAACTGCGTCATGCCTGCCTTAAGGTTAAGTTACTTGAATTTACCAGTTAAATTGAGACAATGTTTTTCCTTCTGTGCACTATTTCCCAAAGATGAAATAATAAACAAGAAGTTTTTGATTGACCTTTGGATGGCAAATGGTTTTCTTTCATCCAATGCTATGTTACAAACAGAAGATATTGGCAATGAGGTGTGGAATGAGTTATATTGGAGATCATTTTTTCAAGATATTGAGCATGATGGATTtggaaaaattcaaaaattcaaaatgcaCGACCTTGTACATGATCTTGCTCAATCCATTACAGAAGAGGTTAATTGTTGCATTACAGAGCCAAGTCCATCTAACAGAATCCGCCACCTCTCAATTTATGGTAGGAAATCAAGGGTAGTCGGTTCAATACAGTTGCAAGGGATCAAATCATTGAGGACCTTTTTAACACCTACATCCCATTGCTCACCACCTCAG GTTGCCTGGTGGTTTGGTACAATTGAAGGCTCTTCAACATCTATCTTTGAACAACTGCTACTCACTATTAAGCTTGCCTCGGCATATAAGGATGTTGGATTCCTTAAATACTTTAACTCTATTTGTTGTTGGCAAGAAAAGAGGGTTTCTTTTGGAGGAACTAGGACAAATGAACCTTAA
- the LOC11422627 gene encoding uncharacterized protein gives MEYFTKSKIIKLKSHQDKYLIADDNNGKVRQSRNGAIKRAQWTVEIIQKLQTHHHVIRLKSHNGKYLTSTETPYPLTLTGKRVILTELENGVDGKNEWQPIRDGFQVKLRSCCGRFLKGNGSNPPWRNSVTIDDSFVKMDGVLWDVEGVMEDEFENLLSSFGSDDVSFASDIASPMSVFSLGSSPPERGSFQTTKPNKLRSGMDFFHRAKAVRLRSHHDKYLLAEEDEESVTQGRNGSSNNARWYVEYVPNYDNVVRLKSCYGKYLTASDTPFLLGMTGRKVLQTSPKTLDSSVEWEPIRDGVRVKLKTRYGNFLRGNGGLPPWRNTVTHDIPHRTVTQDWVLWDVDVVEIHVSKQQPSAPAFETSMPPSPAVAVAPPSVSRSFSRQQSKDDASPRKMEGRIIYYYVAEDDAEVSDEGVQGYSLVFKGNGVEELSKKFEEETGLEGIIVCTKSPLNGKLYPLRLQLPPNNVTMQVVLVLPFSKVARELEEQGLL, from the exons ATGGAATATTTCACCAAATCAAAGATCATTAAGCTCAAAAGCCACCAAGATAAGTACCTTATCGCCGACGACAACAACGGAAAAGTCCGTCAAAGCCGAAACGGAGCCATTAAAAGAGCTCAATGGACAGTGGAGATAATTCAAAAACTACAAACTCATCACCACGTAATAAGGTTGAAGAGCCACAACGGAAAATATTTAACGTCAACAGAAACACCGTATCCCTTAACCCTAACAGGAAAAAGGGTAATATTAACGGAGTTAGAAAACGGTGTAGATGGTAAAAACGAATGGCAACCAATACGTGACGGGTTTCAGGTAAAGCTGAGGAGTTGTTGTGGGAGGTTTTTGAAGGGAAACGGTAGTAATCCGCCGTGGAGGAACAGTGTAACGATTGATGATTCGTTTGTGAAAATGGACGGTGTTTTGTGGGATGTTGAAGGTGTTATGGAAGATGAGTTTGAGAATTTGTTATCTTCTTTTGGTTCAGATGATGTTTCTTTTGCGTCGGATATTGCGTCGCCGATGAGTGTTTTCTCTCTTGGGTCGTCGCCGCCGGAGAGAGGAAGTTTCCAG ACAACAAAGCCTAACAAGCTTCGAAGCGGAATGGACTTCTTCCACAGAGCAAAAGCAGTCCGTCTTCGCAGCCACCACGACAAATATCTCTTAgcagaagaagatgaagaatccgTTACACAAGGCAGAAACGGTTCATCAAACAACGCAAGATGGTACGTAGAATATGTACCAAACTACGACAACGTTGTTCGTCTCAAAAGCTGTTACGGAAAATACCTAACAGCTTCGGACACTCCATTTCTCCTCGGCATGACTGGTAGAAAAGTGCTTCAAACTAGTCCAAAGACTTTGGATTCATCTGTTGAATGGGAGCCTATTAGAGATGGTGTTCGTGTGAAGCTGAAGACGAGGTATGGGAATTTTCTTAGAGGGAATGGTGGGTTGCCACCGTGGAGGAATACTGTGACGCATGATATTCCGCATAGGACTGTTACTCAAGATTGGGTTTTGTgggatgttgatgttgttgagatTCATGTTAGTAAACAGCAACCTTCTGCTCCAGCTTTTGAAACTAGCATGCCTCCTTCTCCTGCTGTGGCGGTGGCTCCTCCTAGTGTTTCTAGAAGCTTTTCTAGACAACAG TCGAAGGATGATGCATCTCCTAGGAAGATGGAGGGGCGAATTATCTACTACTATGTTGCTGAAGATGATGCAGAAGTAAGTGATGAAGGTGTGCAGGGATATTCTTTGGTTTTCAAAGGGAATGGAGTTGAAGAATTGAGCAAGAAGTTTGAGGAAGAGACAGGGTTAGAGGGAATCATTGTGTGTACTAAGAGTCCTTTGAATGGAAAGCTTTACCCTCTTCGTTTGCAGCTTCCTCCAAATAATGTCACTATGCAGGTTGTTTTGGTTCTTCCTTTCTCAAAAG TGGCAAGAGAGTTGGAGGAACAAGGTTTGCTTTGA